The following are from one region of the Stigmatella ashevillena genome:
- a CDS encoding response regulator — translation MDAPPISAPAPIRVFVVEDQTKILKNQLRLLEGHPDIEIIGTALSGEAALEEVSKTVPDVILLDLGLPRMSGIDVTREVKATYPKVEILIFTIFDEEDKVLEAVKAGASGYLLKGAPVDKIIEAIKEVRAGGTVIQPNLARRLLRHFRVEPDSGPVPTEPRPGVAETGTVAPPGPTPPAEASADADPLLKPLSDREREILQLIAKGVSNSEAARLLSLSKATIRTHLEHIYRKLEVTNRVEAVTEGIRKGLISV, via the coding sequence GTGGACGCCCCTCCGATTTCGGCCCCCGCCCCCATCCGGGTCTTCGTGGTCGAGGACCAGACCAAGATCCTCAAGAACCAACTGCGTCTGCTGGAGGGCCACCCGGACATCGAGATCATCGGCACTGCCTTGTCCGGGGAAGCCGCGCTCGAAGAGGTCTCCAAGACGGTCCCCGACGTCATCCTGCTGGACCTGGGGCTGCCGCGCATGAGCGGCATCGACGTGACGCGGGAGGTGAAGGCCACCTACCCCAAGGTGGAGATCCTCATCTTCACCATCTTCGATGAGGAGGACAAAGTCCTCGAGGCCGTGAAGGCGGGCGCCTCGGGCTATCTGCTCAAGGGCGCGCCGGTGGACAAGATCATCGAGGCCATCAAGGAGGTCCGGGCTGGGGGCACGGTGATTCAGCCCAACCTGGCCCGCCGGCTGCTGCGCCACTTCCGCGTGGAGCCCGACAGTGGCCCGGTCCCCACCGAGCCGAGGCCCGGGGTTGCTGAAACCGGGACCGTGGCGCCCCCGGGACCCACGCCTCCCGCGGAGGCCTCCGCCGATGCGGACCCGCTGCTCAAGCCGCTGTCGGATCGGGAGCGGGAGATTCTCCAGCTCATCGCCAAGGGCGTCTCCAACAGCGAGGCCGCGAGGCTGCTCAGCCTGAGCAAGGCCACCATCCGCACGCACCTGGAGCACATCTACCGCAAGCTGGAGGTGACCAACCGGGTGGAGGCCGTGACCGAAGGCATCCGCAAGGGCCTCATTTCCGTTTAG
- the tesB gene encoding acyl-CoA thioesterase II, whose protein sequence is MSRVLEDLLALLKLEPIEENLFRGPSQDLGFRQLFGGQVLGQSLSAASQTVNSERHVHSLHGYFLRPGDASMPVVYTVDRVRDGGSFTTRRVVAIQKGQPIFTLMASFQAVEPGLSHQVKMPEVPGPENFPTDVAQLRRQAHLIPERLRDKFLCDKPIEMRPVAFVDPFSPQPREPSKSVWFRADGALPDDPQVHRYLLAYASDFNLLGTVLQPHGTNLFNPRLQLASLDHALWFHGDLRMSDWLLYTMDSPWADNARGLSMGRIFTQDGRLVASVCQEGLMRLREEPPA, encoded by the coding sequence ATGAGTCGTGTTCTGGAGGATTTGCTGGCGCTCCTCAAGCTGGAGCCCATCGAGGAGAACCTGTTCCGGGGGCCCAGCCAGGATCTCGGCTTTCGGCAGCTGTTCGGTGGCCAGGTGCTCGGCCAGTCCCTGTCCGCCGCCAGTCAGACGGTGAACTCCGAGCGCCACGTGCACTCGCTCCATGGCTATTTTTTGCGTCCGGGCGATGCCAGCATGCCGGTGGTCTACACCGTGGACCGGGTGCGCGATGGCGGCAGCTTCACCACCCGGCGCGTGGTGGCCATCCAGAAGGGACAGCCCATCTTCACCCTGATGGCGTCCTTCCAGGCGGTGGAGCCGGGTCTCTCCCACCAGGTGAAGATGCCCGAGGTGCCGGGGCCCGAGAACTTTCCCACGGACGTGGCGCAGCTGCGCCGCCAAGCGCACCTCATCCCCGAACGGCTGCGCGACAAGTTCCTCTGTGACAAGCCCATCGAGATGCGGCCTGTCGCCTTTGTCGATCCGTTCTCGCCCCAGCCGCGCGAGCCCAGCAAGTCCGTGTGGTTCCGCGCCGATGGGGCCCTGCCGGACGATCCGCAGGTCCACCGGTACCTGCTGGCCTATGCCTCCGACTTCAACCTGCTGGGCACCGTGCTCCAGCCCCACGGGACGAACCTCTTCAACCCGAGGCTCCAACTGGCCAGCCTCGACCATGCCCTGTGGTTCCACGGGGATCTGCGCATGAGCGACTGGCTGCTCTACACCATGGACAGCCCCTGGGCGGACAACGCCCGCGGTCTGTCGATGGGGCGCATCTTCACGCAGGACGGCCGTCTGGTGGCCTCCGTGTGCCAGGAAGGGCTGATGCGCTTGCGCGAGGAGCCCCCGGCCTGA
- the pfkB gene encoding 1-phosphofructokinase, with the protein MARVLTLTLNPALDLALRLGEFRLGEVNRTESTRLDAAGKGINVARVLAGLGHEVTVSGLLGADNETAFVKAFADCGLRDAFIRVPGDTRINAKLSEASGRVTDLNGPGLRIPGHALEALTARVGTLVTGHEAVVISGSLPPNVTPAQLAGLITLIRERGIPVWLDTSGPALTSGLAARPSAIKPNETELAGWAGRPLETSQARLEAALKLNSEGIEDVLVSAGSDSVLWAQRGSALEATPPRVTVLSTVGAGDTLLAGALHGVLSGWPRVRTLRFATALAAESVRHVGVGDPKAEDFESLHTQTLVRNPSTGEMHG; encoded by the coding sequence ATGGCTCGAGTCCTGACATTGACCCTGAATCCCGCCTTGGATCTCGCGCTCCGCCTGGGGGAGTTCCGGCTCGGCGAGGTCAACCGCACCGAGAGCACCCGGCTCGACGCCGCGGGCAAGGGCATCAACGTGGCGCGCGTCCTCGCGGGGCTCGGGCACGAAGTCACTGTCTCGGGCCTGCTCGGCGCGGACAACGAGACGGCGTTCGTGAAGGCCTTCGCCGACTGCGGCTTGAGGGATGCCTTCATCCGGGTGCCAGGCGATACGCGCATCAACGCGAAGCTCTCCGAGGCGAGCGGGCGCGTCACGGACTTGAATGGGCCGGGCCTGCGAATCCCCGGACACGCCTTGGAGGCCCTGACGGCGCGCGTGGGCACCCTGGTCACCGGACACGAGGCGGTGGTGATCTCCGGCAGCCTGCCGCCCAACGTCACCCCGGCCCAGCTCGCGGGCCTCATCACGCTGATCCGGGAGCGCGGTATCCCCGTCTGGCTCGACACCAGCGGTCCCGCCCTGACGTCCGGTCTGGCCGCGCGGCCCTCCGCCATCAAGCCCAACGAGACCGAATTGGCGGGGTGGGCTGGACGCCCGCTCGAAACATCCCAAGCGCGCCTGGAAGCGGCCCTCAAGCTCAATTCCGAGGGCATCGAGGACGTGCTCGTCTCCGCGGGCTCCGACAGCGTGCTGTGGGCCCAACGCGGCAGCGCCCTGGAAGCCACCCCGCCCCGGGTTACCGTGCTCAGCACCGTCGGCGCGGGAGATACGCTGCTGGCGGGCGCACTGCACGGCGTCCTGTCCGGCTGGCCGAGGGTGCGGACCCTGCGCTTCGCGACGGCCTTGGCCGCTGAATCCGTGCGCCACGTGGGCGTTGGCGATCCCAAGGCCGAGGATTTCGAATCCCTCCACACCCAAACCCTTGTCCGCAACCCAAGCACCGGGGAGATGCACGGATGA
- a CDS encoding carbohydrate binding domain-containing protein, translated as MTHQWQRWLGTLVLGWAMGCGGPHAPRVGDNQLVNGSFESKLSGWWVATDSEGGTAQALSSSADEGALGLALFKGTGGWGSMVGQETAPHSAGQTYQLRARLRGQSGGERVSISFHGQGFEVETGPQWQTVEQLVFLPEESKNTTALISVTTDRATVHVDDVFFAPAEVEQGEADKAPENRVHNGSFESGLGMWNFWSSSDGQASTSPDARGSGYAGLVLSLGASGGSSVKQMLAEPVQAGEVYRLEVRVRGARGGEAVSLCLQVNQEPWDGPCLAVPVTDAWGHISGEVTIDEPFQDEPMGVMVSLFSEGSVQVDDVVVVRVQP; from the coding sequence GTGACCCATCAATGGCAGAGGTGGTTGGGGACGCTGGTGCTGGGGTGGGCCATGGGGTGCGGCGGGCCCCACGCCCCGAGGGTGGGGGACAATCAGTTGGTCAACGGTTCTTTCGAATCCAAGCTGTCCGGATGGTGGGTGGCCACGGATTCGGAAGGGGGAACCGCTCAGGCACTGTCCTCGTCCGCCGATGAAGGCGCCCTGGGCCTGGCGCTCTTCAAGGGGACCGGCGGTTGGGGTTCCATGGTGGGGCAGGAGACAGCGCCGCACTCTGCGGGGCAGACCTACCAGCTCCGCGCGCGACTCCGGGGCCAGTCCGGCGGTGAGCGCGTCAGCATCAGCTTCCACGGCCAGGGCTTCGAGGTGGAAACTGGACCGCAGTGGCAGACGGTGGAGCAGCTCGTGTTCTTGCCGGAGGAGAGCAAGAACACCACGGCCCTCATCAGCGTGACGACGGACCGCGCCACCGTGCACGTGGACGACGTGTTCTTTGCGCCCGCGGAGGTGGAGCAGGGGGAGGCCGACAAGGCGCCGGAAAACCGGGTGCACAACGGCTCCTTCGAGAGTGGACTGGGGATGTGGAACTTCTGGTCGAGTTCGGACGGGCAGGCGAGCACCTCGCCCGATGCGCGCGGCTCGGGCTACGCCGGGCTGGTGTTGAGCCTGGGGGCTTCCGGGGGTTCCTCCGTGAAACAAATGCTCGCCGAGCCCGTGCAAGCCGGAGAGGTGTACCGCCTCGAGGTGCGCGTGAGAGGTGCCCGGGGGGGGGAGGCGGTCTCCCTGTGCCTTCAAGTGAACCAAGAGCCCTGGGATGGGCCGTGTCTTGCCGTCCCGGTGACGGATGCGTGGGGGCACATCTCCGGGGAGGTGACCATCGACGAGCCCTTCCAGGACGAGCCCATGGGGGTGATGGTGTCCCTGTTCAGTGAGGGCTCCGTCCAGGTGGACGACGTGGTAGTGGTGCGTGTCCAACCTTGA
- a CDS encoding PTS fructose-like transporter subunit IIB, whose protein sequence is MNVLIITACPSGVATTFLAARALERAAQRRGWTAWVEMHSQLQPQVPIDPVKLGATDLIIAATSTEVDLSRFVGKRVYQAPISQAIPEPDAFLARAESEAKPLAMSPTGNRSGAAVAPVPRAATSPAKKIVAVTACPTGVAHTFMAAEALTQAARGLGHPIRVETQGSVGAQNKLTPEEIREADVVILACDIEVDQSRFAGKRVWRTSTGSALKKSNQTIQEALDKAQPLGGEASRPTAQADGGTKGSAQGKRGPYRHLLTGVSFMLPMVVAGGLLIALSFVFGIDAFKQEGTLAAALMRIGGGAAFKLMVPLLAGYIAYSIADRPGIAPGMIGGYLASDLGAGFLGGIAAGFLAGYVAQAMSRHLKLPQSVEALKPILLIPLGAGLITGLVMIYVIGAPVAAVMSAMTTFLTNMGSGNAVLLGLLLGAMMCFDLGGPVNKAAYTFGVGLLSAGGPGAYGPMAAIMASGMVPPLGIGLSSLLARSKFSEAEREAGKASLALGLCFISEGAIPFMAKDPLRVIPICMIGGAITGAMSMYFSVQLMAPHGGLFVLLIPHAVNHVLLYLLSILVGSLVVCAGYALIKPGQAEMPGTVSGEGGAR, encoded by the coding sequence ATGAACGTCCTCATCATCACGGCCTGCCCCAGCGGCGTGGCCACGACCTTCCTGGCAGCCCGGGCCCTGGAGCGCGCCGCCCAGCGACGCGGTTGGACTGCCTGGGTGGAGATGCACAGCCAGTTGCAACCGCAGGTCCCCATCGATCCGGTCAAGCTGGGCGCCACGGACCTGATCATCGCCGCGACGAGCACCGAGGTGGATCTCTCCCGGTTCGTCGGCAAGCGCGTCTATCAAGCACCGATCTCCCAGGCGATCCCCGAGCCCGATGCCTTCCTGGCACGCGCCGAGAGCGAGGCGAAGCCGCTGGCCATGTCTCCCACCGGGAACCGCTCCGGAGCGGCCGTGGCCCCGGTCCCCCGTGCCGCGACCTCCCCTGCGAAGAAGATCGTGGCCGTGACCGCCTGCCCGACCGGTGTCGCCCATACCTTCATGGCGGCCGAGGCCCTCACCCAGGCCGCACGCGGTCTGGGCCACCCCATCCGGGTGGAGACCCAGGGCTCGGTGGGCGCTCAGAACAAGCTGACCCCCGAGGAGATTCGAGAGGCCGATGTCGTCATCCTGGCCTGCGACATCGAAGTCGATCAGTCCCGCTTCGCTGGCAAGCGCGTCTGGAGAACCTCCACGGGCTCCGCGCTGAAGAAGTCGAACCAGACGATCCAGGAGGCGTTGGACAAAGCCCAACCGCTGGGAGGCGAGGCGAGCCGTCCCACGGCGCAGGCGGACGGAGGAACCAAGGGCAGCGCTCAGGGCAAGCGCGGCCCCTACCGGCACCTGCTGACGGGCGTGTCGTTCATGCTGCCGATGGTCGTCGCGGGCGGCCTGTTGATCGCGCTGTCGTTCGTGTTCGGCATTGATGCCTTCAAGCAGGAGGGCACGCTTGCGGCGGCACTCATGCGGATCGGGGGCGGGGCCGCCTTCAAGCTGATGGTGCCCTTGCTCGCGGGTTACATCGCGTATTCGATCGCCGACCGGCCCGGCATCGCGCCCGGGATGATCGGCGGCTATCTGGCGAGCGATCTGGGAGCTGGGTTCCTGGGGGGAATCGCCGCCGGTTTTCTGGCCGGCTACGTGGCGCAGGCCATGAGCCGGCACCTCAAGCTCCCCCAGAGCGTGGAGGCACTGAAGCCCATCCTGCTCATTCCCCTGGGCGCAGGGCTCATCACGGGTCTGGTCATGATCTACGTCATCGGCGCGCCCGTGGCCGCGGTCATGTCGGCGATGACCACGTTCCTGACCAACATGGGCTCCGGCAACGCCGTGCTCCTGGGCCTGCTGCTCGGCGCGATGATGTGCTTCGATCTGGGCGGGCCCGTGAACAAGGCGGCCTACACGTTCGGGGTCGGCCTGCTCTCGGCCGGAGGGCCTGGCGCCTACGGCCCCATGGCCGCGATCATGGCCTCCGGCATGGTGCCCCCGCTCGGCATCGGGCTCTCGAGCCTCCTGGCCCGCTCCAAGTTCTCGGAGGCCGAGCGCGAGGCGGGAAAAGCGTCCCTGGCGCTGGGCCTGTGCTTCATCTCCGAGGGCGCGATTCCCTTCATGGCGAAGGATCCGCTGCGCGTCATTCCGATCTGCATGATCGGCGGCGCCATCACCGGGGCGATGTCGATGTACTTCAGCGTGCAGCTCATGGCCCCGCACGGGGGCTTGTTCGTGCTGCTGATCCCCCACGCGGTCAACCACGTGCTGCTGTACCTGCTGTCGATCCTCGTGGGCTCCCTGGTGGTCTGCGCCGGCTATGCCCTGATCAAACCCGGCCAGGCCGAAATGCCCGGCACGGTGTCCGGCGAGGGCGGCGCCCGGTAG
- the ptsP gene encoding phosphoenolpyruvate--protein phosphotransferase, protein MLTLTRDDVRLGCRAADWREALAQAAQALTDAHRVSAEYREGLLAREAQSSTYLGNGIAIPHGTPESRRYVRSTGVRVLQFPEGLTWHDGHRVNLLVTIAAQSDEHLDILRQLTHVLEREGVAEALARATHAEEVIALLSRVPVTAKLDAETLCLGLPVRDRLELALIAAARLRHAGCVDAAFVAAIAGQTPVSLGQGLWLVHGTTGVQSPGLALATPERRLQDDAGDVAGVFCLAAQGDAHRSLLERLDGMLARGDGAQLAGLPGEQILARLAGESAQAQTARVRLLNAHGLHARPARELVQVARTQSLPVRVRLLEGSGEAVSTSSLTKVIGLGARRGQTLVFSAEGDGAAQAVSALAEAVRNGLGEAVMPIRETQEEDSLPLAAPKEPPVPPKADELLTAIPASPGIAIAPAYVLKLPTFQYPERAANAAQERQRLERALQGGHEQLEALVKRTAGGEVAQILSIHAEMLEDPALREAAFEAIGEGLSAEAGWWRAIDTAARNQEALADRLLAERAADLRDVGRRVLGLLCGVEIPAPPEHPYVLVADDVGPSDVARLDTAKVRGLVTARGGATSHSAILARALGIAAVVGAGERVLTLNSGTELIVDGENGRIITAPSLERRQRSERRLHEQQELQKAAYGQRHEAARTLDGHRVEVGANLGDTAHAADAVARGAEGVGLLRTEFVFMAHSQMPDLATQIAEYGEAFDALAGRPLVARTLDVGGDKPLAYWPMPREDNPFLGVRGIRLTLTRPEVLETQLRALLTAAGSRPVRIMFPMIKDIEEFRAGKALFDRVQAEVKATDVQLGVMIEVPSCALLAPTLAKEADFFSIGTNDLTQYTLAIDRGHPMLSAQSDALHPAVLRLIRLTVEAAHAEGRWVGVCGELGSDPLAIPVLVGLGVDELSVSSRSVPMVKARIRGLTLTRARELAELALRQSTAAGVREAMEAA, encoded by the coding sequence ATGCTCACGTTGACTCGGGACGATGTCCGGCTGGGGTGCCGCGCCGCGGACTGGCGCGAGGCCTTGGCGCAAGCCGCCCAGGCCTTGACCGACGCCCACCGCGTGTCAGCGGAGTATCGCGAGGGGCTCCTGGCCCGCGAGGCCCAGTCCTCCACCTACCTCGGCAACGGCATCGCCATCCCCCACGGCACCCCGGAGAGCCGACGCTACGTCCGCTCCACCGGGGTGCGTGTGCTCCAGTTTCCCGAGGGGCTCACCTGGCATGATGGCCACCGCGTCAACCTGCTGGTGACGATCGCCGCGCAGTCGGACGAGCACCTCGACATCCTGCGCCAACTCACCCACGTTCTGGAACGCGAGGGCGTCGCCGAGGCGCTGGCCCGGGCCACCCACGCCGAGGAAGTCATCGCGCTCCTGTCCCGCGTTCCGGTGACGGCGAAGCTCGACGCGGAGACCCTCTGTCTGGGCCTCCCGGTCCGGGACCGGCTGGAGCTGGCGTTGATCGCCGCGGCGAGACTGCGCCATGCCGGGTGTGTGGACGCTGCCTTCGTGGCGGCCATCGCCGGCCAGACGCCTGTTTCCTTGGGTCAGGGGCTCTGGCTCGTGCACGGCACCACGGGCGTCCAGTCCCCGGGCCTGGCCCTGGCGACACCGGAGCGGCGCCTCCAAGATGACGCGGGAGATGTCGCTGGCGTCTTCTGCCTGGCGGCCCAAGGCGATGCGCATCGCTCCCTGCTGGAGCGCCTCGATGGAATGCTCGCACGCGGTGATGGGGCCCAGCTCGCCGGTCTTCCCGGGGAACAGATCCTGGCCCGATTGGCCGGTGAGTCCGCCCAGGCACAAACCGCCCGGGTGCGCCTGCTCAACGCGCACGGCCTTCATGCGAGACCTGCCCGGGAGCTGGTGCAGGTGGCACGGACACAATCCCTCCCGGTTCGCGTCCGCCTGCTGGAAGGCAGCGGCGAGGCGGTCTCCACCTCCAGCCTGACCAAGGTCATCGGCCTGGGCGCTCGACGAGGCCAGACGCTCGTGTTCTCGGCCGAGGGCGACGGTGCCGCACAAGCCGTCTCGGCCCTGGCGGAGGCGGTGCGCAACGGGCTTGGAGAGGCCGTGATGCCGATCCGTGAGACGCAGGAGGAGGACAGCCTCCCCCTGGCCGCCCCCAAAGAGCCCCCCGTCCCGCCGAAGGCCGATGAGCTGCTGACGGCGATTCCCGCCTCGCCGGGGATCGCGATCGCTCCGGCCTACGTGCTGAAGCTGCCCACGTTCCAGTACCCCGAACGGGCGGCGAATGCCGCGCAGGAGCGCCAACGGCTCGAACGGGCACTCCAGGGGGGCCATGAACAGCTCGAAGCGTTGGTGAAGCGCACCGCCGGTGGAGAGGTCGCCCAGATCCTCTCCATCCATGCGGAGATGTTGGAAGATCCCGCGCTGCGAGAGGCCGCCTTCGAGGCCATCGGTGAAGGCCTGTCGGCGGAAGCTGGCTGGTGGCGGGCGATCGACACCGCAGCCCGCAACCAGGAAGCGCTCGCGGACCGGTTGCTGGCCGAAAGGGCCGCGGATCTCCGGGACGTGGGCCGCCGCGTGCTGGGGCTGCTCTGTGGCGTCGAGATCCCGGCGCCCCCGGAGCACCCCTATGTCCTGGTGGCCGATGACGTGGGCCCCTCGGATGTCGCCCGGCTGGACACGGCGAAGGTTCGTGGCCTCGTCACCGCCCGGGGAGGCGCCACGTCCCACAGCGCCATTCTCGCCCGCGCGCTCGGCATCGCGGCGGTCGTCGGGGCGGGCGAGCGCGTGCTCACCTTGAACTCCGGCACCGAGCTCATCGTCGATGGCGAGAACGGGCGCATCATCACCGCCCCTTCCCTGGAGCGCCGCCAGCGCAGCGAGCGCCGGCTCCACGAACAGCAGGAACTCCAGAAGGCGGCCTATGGCCAGCGCCACGAAGCGGCACGGACCCTTGATGGACACCGCGTCGAGGTGGGCGCGAACCTCGGTGACACGGCGCATGCGGCCGATGCCGTCGCGCGAGGCGCCGAGGGCGTCGGGCTGTTGCGCACCGAATTCGTGTTCATGGCGCACTCCCAGATGCCGGACCTGGCGACCCAGATCGCCGAATACGGAGAAGCCTTCGATGCCCTGGCGGGGCGTCCCCTGGTAGCGCGCACCCTCGATGTCGGCGGAGACAAGCCGCTCGCGTATTGGCCCATGCCCCGGGAGGACAACCCCTTCTTGGGCGTTCGCGGCATTCGCCTCACGCTGACACGGCCAGAGGTGCTCGAAACGCAGCTCCGCGCGTTGCTGACCGCCGCGGGGAGCCGCCCCGTGCGCATCATGTTTCCGATGATCAAGGACATCGAGGAGTTCCGGGCGGGCAAAGCCCTCTTCGATCGTGTCCAGGCCGAGGTGAAGGCCACCGATGTGCAGTTGGGCGTCATGATCGAAGTGCCCTCCTGTGCGCTGCTGGCCCCCACCCTGGCCAAGGAGGCCGACTTCTTCTCCATCGGAACGAACGATCTCACCCAATACACGCTCGCGATCGACCGAGGCCACCCGATGCTGTCCGCGCAGTCCGATGCGCTCCATCCCGCCGTGTTGCGGTTGATCCGCCTGACGGTCGAGGCGGCCCACGCCGAGGGCCGCTGGGTGGGCGTCTGTGGCGAACTCGGCTCGGATCCGTTGGCCATCCCGGTGCTGGTGGGGCTGGGCGTGGACGAGCTGTCCGTCAGCAGCCGCAGCGTGCCGATGGTGAAGGCCCGGATTCGAGGGCTGACCCTGACACGGGCCCGCGAACTGGCCGAGCTCGCGCTGCGCCAATCCACTGCCGCCGGGGTGCGCGAAGCCATGGAGGCGGCCTGA
- a CDS encoding golvesin C-terminal-like domain-containing protein, protein MDTAGSFETEGGAAEVLNHLIEGAFMDSMRNPLAAAAVAFALAACGPQIPEGPETAQTPSSSAVADAAREATGRGATGGLDPLFEKAAREFNIPADLLKSISFTETRWQMVRGEEEFEGMAPAFGVMALRGERLERGAALAGVSVEQARTDVLANIRAGAALLSAEAEALKVDRADLGSWAPAVVRLSGITHTDAQAEYIHNEVFATLRQGVVAESAEGTVTASIMPTEVQAKFALPSLRAQSADYGPAIWRASPNYNARPSGTNVSMIVIHTCEGAYSGCWSWLTNSSAGASAHYVVNESGSEITQLVTEANRAWHVAASYSCSLNGSADCGLNGTSVNHFSVGIEHGGFASQSSFPAGQITASSKLSCDISKGQGITRDSYHIVAHGRLQPNNRTDPGPNWPWSSYISKVKAECGDGGGGETPATITVDSDNANNNAAVAKFAGSSSWIATSASPGYYGSNYHYASTQAISDTVTFSFYLSAAGSRTIDAYWVAGTNRSTATPFIISNAAGTILATVKADQQVNGSKWNALGTWNFSAGWNTVQVSRWAAEGSVVVADAIRVR, encoded by the coding sequence ATGGACACCGCCGGCTCCTTCGAGACCGAGGGCGGAGCCGCTGAAGTCCTCAACCACCTGATTGAAGGAGCATTCATGGATTCGATGCGCAACCCGCTCGCGGCGGCCGCCGTGGCTTTTGCCCTGGCCGCCTGTGGCCCCCAGATTCCGGAGGGCCCGGAGACCGCGCAGACCCCCTCCAGCAGCGCCGTCGCCGACGCGGCCCGCGAGGCCACCGGGCGCGGTGCAACGGGAGGGTTGGATCCCCTGTTCGAGAAGGCCGCCCGCGAGTTCAACATCCCGGCGGATCTGCTCAAGTCCATCTCCTTCACCGAGACGCGCTGGCAGATGGTGCGCGGTGAAGAGGAGTTCGAGGGGATGGCCCCCGCCTTCGGTGTGATGGCGCTGCGGGGTGAGCGGCTGGAGCGCGGCGCGGCCCTGGCCGGTGTCTCCGTGGAGCAGGCCCGCACGGACGTGCTGGCCAACATCCGCGCGGGCGCGGCGCTGCTGTCGGCCGAGGCCGAGGCGCTCAAGGTGGACCGGGCGGACCTGGGCAGCTGGGCCCCGGCCGTGGTGCGCCTGAGCGGCATCACCCACACGGACGCGCAGGCGGAGTACATCCACAACGAGGTGTTCGCCACCCTGCGCCAGGGAGTCGTGGCCGAGAGCGCCGAGGGCACGGTGACCGCCTCCATCATGCCCACCGAGGTGCAGGCGAAGTTCGCGCTGCCTTCACTGCGCGCCCAGTCGGCGGACTACGGTCCCGCCATCTGGAGGGCGTCGCCCAACTACAACGCGCGCCCCTCGGGCACGAACGTCTCGATGATCGTCATCCACACCTGCGAGGGCGCTTACTCGGGGTGCTGGAGCTGGCTGACGAATTCGTCCGCGGGCGCCTCCGCCCACTACGTGGTGAACGAGAGCGGCAGTGAGATCACCCAGCTCGTGACCGAGGCCAACCGCGCCTGGCACGTGGCGGCCTCCTATAGCTGTAGCCTCAACGGCAGCGCGGACTGCGGCCTGAATGGCACCTCGGTGAACCACTTCTCGGTGGGCATCGAGCATGGCGGCTTCGCCAGCCAGTCGAGCTTCCCTGCGGGGCAGATCACCGCCTCGTCCAAGCTGTCGTGCGACATCTCGAAGGGGCAGGGGATTACGCGTGACAGCTACCACATCGTGGCGCACGGCCGGCTCCAGCCGAACAACCGCACGGATCCGGGTCCCAACTGGCCGTGGTCGAGCTACATCAGCAAGGTCAAGGCCGAGTGCGGCGACGGCGGTGGCGGGGAGACCCCGGCCACCATCACGGTGGACTCCGACAACGCCAACAACAATGCGGCGGTGGCCAAGTTCGCGGGCTCCTCGAGCTGGATCGCCACGTCCGCCTCGCCGGGCTACTACGGCTCCAACTACCACTACGCCTCCACCCAGGCGATCTCCGACACGGTGACCTTCTCGTTCTATCTGTCCGCCGCGGGCTCCCGGACGATCGACGCCTACTGGGTCGCGGGCACCAACCGCTCCACGGCGACGCCCTTCATCATCTCCAACGCCGCGGGCACCATCCTGGCCACGGTCAAGGCGGACCAGCAGGTGAACGGCAGCAAGTGGAACGCGCTGGGCACCTGGAACTTCTCAGCGGGGTGGAACACGGTGCAGGTCAGCCGCTGGGCCGCCGAGGGCTCCGTCGTCGTCGCGGACGCCATCCGCGTCCGCTGA